DNA sequence from the Zonotrichia albicollis isolate bZonAlb1 chromosome 29, bZonAlb1.hap1, whole genome shotgun sequence genome:
TGCCACCTGCTCTGCTCTTGGCAGTTTAGACTTTCCTACTGGTGCAGGCTGCCTGCAACGCTCCCCTGTGTGTGCTTGGGGGGAATCAGACCTTCTGTCCTCAACCAGAATTATTAAATTCACTGTCACAGTGCATATAACAAAGGGATTTTAGAGTCCCAGCTCCCTTCCCTTTGAGCCTCTGTTTCTGATGGGTGACACACCATCACAGCTTCAAACACACCTGAAAAACGAGGGCACTTCCAGCCTCCAAGCACTCCCCTGCATAATCCTTTGGAGATGCAGAAAAGTGTTCAAACACTTTAGCTTTGgaaagccaagactaacgtccAGCTGTTCAGAGGATTGTACTGTGCATGTGGGAGTGGCAGCCAAGCAGGGCTTTATGTCCCCACAGCCAAAGCAGCTGCCAACCACAGTGACATCACAGGCATTCTCAACCAGAACCTGGAAAAAGGTCAAGAAAGTGCTAGAAACTGCATCAGAAGGGAAAGACACAGATAAATGCTTGTTGGAAGGAGAGTTGAGCAACAGAATGAGAGTGCCAAGGAAAATGAAGGGCTGGTAATAGAGAGGGTTAAGAGAGGAGGAGAAACAGTCCCTTAGGGATGAGCAAATAAAGGCCACAGGGCTGGATGAGAATCACATCCCCACTGACAGATTCTTCATCACACACATCAGGGCAAGGACAGAACACTGAATACAAACAAGCAGAATAAAAAACCACAGCTGCCTTGGATAACCCTGACACTTCCAGCTCACCATCATCATCCCCAACATGCAACACCTCACCTGCCTGCCTGCAAGATTcgagctctgcacagctccctccAACAGGACAACAGCCTAAACTCTCCTCGGTCCAGCAGCACCATGCAGAGGTATCGCCCCATGCCTTGGTGGCACCATTTCTGAGGGCACTACAGGCAAGCAACTTCACACTCCAGAAGCCTCCAAGACCACTGCACGGCGTTCTGGTTTGTAATCTTGGTCCCCCCACCAGATCTAGACACAACAAGAGCAAGTGTTTGAGACTGCAACAAAAACACTTCCCATGTCACAATCACTTTCCTGTACAAGAGCCACAGGCGTGTCCCTTGGATAAATCCCACAAACCAGCAGTTCTGGCCTGTCACAATCAGCTAAGAAACCTGAGTTTAAGCGAGACAGAAAGTTAAAAACTGCCAGTTTATGAAAAGTCCATCACAAACCCTAAGCTTACACCACGgagaaaagcagctgctgctccagcacaggactGCAGCAACTTCTTCAGCTGCGCTGTGACATCGAGCTCGTTCTCTTGGGAAATCTCTGCACACGAGGCAGCGTGGCTGTGTGCTCgggaggcaaaacaggctccagaaCGCTCTCAAACATGTGAAAAAAAAGGTACGGGAGCCCAGAGGCAAAGAAAACTTTTCCTAATCACTGCTTACACCCAGGGAAGAAGAATCTAATGAACAAACAGCGCTTCTCAAACCTCCGGCACTTCTGTCACTGGTCATATTTGTACGCGACAGCCCCGGCGCTCCCGGGGGGCAGTggcagcccggcccggcccggctcgggtccgcccagcccggcccggcccggcagaGCCGCGGCTCACGCGCGGGGGCCCCGCACAGCGAACACGGCGCAGTCCGTACCGGCGGCAGCGTCTCGCACGGGGCCCGTgcgggcagcggggccggcggcAGCCGCTCCGGGGGCGAGGCCCCGAGATCTGCAGCGCGGCTCCGGCTCCCCAGCACGAGCGGCGCCGCACACCGGGGCCACCCCTCGGCGGGGACACCGGGAGGGCTGTCAGGGCTCCCGGGCCCGCCCGcctcggcccggcccggccgggacGCCGCTGCCGCGGCCGCAGCCCCGCGCCggagcgctgcccgggccggtGGGCGCGGCGCGGGGCGTggggccggcccggccgcccccCCCCGTCCGGTACCTGCGCTCCCGGCGCCCGCGGCCCCTCAGCGCGGCGCGCGCCGCCCCAGCGCCGGCTGCGGCGGCCGCCGGGCCCCGCCCCCCAGCGCTCGCCCGCCAATCCCCGCCTGTACCGCGCTGACGCACTCCCGAGCGTCCAATGGACTGCGGGTAACCCGCCAACGTAGCAACGCGACCCCGCTGGCAACAGCCGGCGGCCAATAGCGGCCCTGCGGCCACGCCCCGCCCTCCCTCCGCCCCGACACCCGGGCCACGCCCTCCCCTCTTGctccgcccccagcccagggcccgCCCCCGCACTGCCCCCGCCCCCAGCACCGGGAGGGCTCGGCCAGCGCCGGCCCCAGAGCGGGACAgcgggacacggggacagagaGCGGaacagggggacacggggacactgggacagagggacaccgGGACAGGCGGACACGGGCACCGCGGGACACCGCGATAGAGGGACACGGGCACAGAGGGACACCGGGACACCGCCCAGCGCGGCGCCCTGCGGCAGCGCaaagccctggggacagcgggaaCCCCGTCCCGCCGCCCCgggggccctggcaggggcatCCCCCCCCCATCCCGGCTCTGGCTCGGGAGCCCCCCCAGCTTATTCTGCAGTTGTGTCTGGAACAGAACTTTACACAGACGGTATGATTTGGCAATCTTTATATCCACAATACATCATAACCATGCACAAAAATCGAGTGGTGTGTTTATTTACAAAGTGAATTGCACTTAACACAGGAACCAGGAATAAAAGTAAATGAAAGGAACCTCTCTTCTGGGTTGCATAAAGGCCCACTACTATTTATAGCCTACAAAGCCTGATAGTCAACACTACCATGCATTATCTGATCAGTGTAAAATAGGAATTGCTGTTATTTATTGAAACAGTGCAGCCCTGGAGATACTCATTCCATGGAAACATTCCATAAATCACCAACTTCATTTAAGAGTCTGCAAGTAAAGAGAATCTACCCTTCAGCCCCCACTTACTGTGCTTTACTTGAAGGACAGTTAGTCTTAACCTCCAATTGTCTGATTTTCCTTAGCTGAAATTCAAGCTCCTACCTTTAACACTGTTCTAGTTTTTTATGGAGGAAAAAATCTTCCCTAGGTGACTGAGCCACTTCACTGGGATCTTCTTTTCTTCTACGGAGTCCAGAACCTCTAAGCAAGTTCTTCCTTCTGCTTGGAAGGGAAATGAGCACCAAGCCTCGGCAAGACTCAACCAGAAACAGATCCCACCCCACCTtgtggagcagcacagcacgCAGGGACCAAAGCACCAGGAGCAAAAATACCTCCTCTACAATTTTCCAACAGCTTTTGTTAAGTAACTGGTTCAAATAAAGGCTCAGCCCAAGCCACACCACGGCCAGCCaagagctctgtgctcacacaAGAGGTCAGCAGGGAGTCACAGGACAGCACCCAAACGGGGCATCCCTGGCCCCACAGAGCTGACCTCCAGAGCACACACTGAAATCTTTGTAACTAAGTAGCAAGCCATAAGTCATCAACtggatttttatatttatacaaATATGGAGCTTTAAAACTTTCCTAGGAACCAAACCTCCTTGTTCTGTGCAGGCTCCAGTGAAGATCCCAGACTAACTCCCCTGTCTGGAAGCAATGACTTTGCAGGAAAAGAGGCTGGATTGATCTGATCTGCCCAAGGAATTCATTTTACAAATTCACTGTTTGTGTGCTCAGGACCAAGTCACTCTTTTACATATGCATTTTAGCCTTCACCCTCCCCATCACTAAGAGGAGAGGCAACATGACAGACTCCTGCCTAATTCTGCATTAAAGGAGCTGTTCTagacagcagcaggagcctctGTGGTTGTGTTATGACACAGGTGCAGTACTCAGGGCTTTGTAGTGTTTTCAATAGTTAAAGGAAAGTCAGCCTCAACATCCAAGTAAAGCAAGCAAAGCACACATTCCTTCTTTTCACAGGCAGCTTTCCTGTTATCAGGAATTTTACAAAAGCCAAACTTGGCCCTCAAATCCCTTGGGGCAGATGGAAGAGAGctgtaatctttttttttccctgacagtAATACTGAGAGACACACAGCCAGCAAAGCTGTGGGATGAAGCAGTCAAGTTGAGGTTACATGTAGTTCTCTAATTTCCACATCAGGAAAGCATGCTTAAGGAGTCTGGGCTACTGCAGAGCTTCTCTGAATGTCAGACAGCTCTTCCAGCATTTCCAGCTTCCTCAGGATTCCTCCAAGTCTTCCCCTCAGTAATTCCAGCACAGTAGTGGGCTGGGTTGTGTGGGTGCAGTTTCTAAGGAGCACACAATGCTTCATCAGGACCCCAGGAACCCCAGATCACAAACCTTGTCCCCAGTCTGTGCACAGAACATGGCCTAGCCTGGCAGAACTGATCCAATGTCCTTTTTCAATTCTCACACACAGGCCTGTGCTTAGTCTGGGCAGGAGCACCTCAgacccacagaggggctgtggctctgcctggagagcagcacagcagcctggaggagagccttgTCTCATAGGGAGGGACCACAGCAGGTGAAAGCCCCCAGCCCATTCCAGGGCTCTCAGGAGCTGCATGGGTGCCCGTGGGCACACACCCACTGCCCTGCGTGCCCCACAAAGGGCAggagcctctccctgccacacaACACAACAGAATGGTCCAAGGTCCACCAGTGCTCAGGGGCTTTGGACAATGGGGTTGTTCAAGAGCTCTTCAATACCCATAAATTTAACTGCACTTAAGCCCTAGACACTGACCTTTCACTGGGACTCTGCAGCAAAGTTTAAAGGCTTCCACAAAGTCAAAGACTAAAGAAAATCTTTGAAGAGACAAGCAAGTGACTAAACTGCTTATTGGCTTCTCACACCAGGCCAAACGGATTCTAGAAACTTCATGTTAAGAGCAGGACTTGCAGAGTAAGCATGTTAATACATCACGCTGAACTAATGAGTCTTCTTAACAGTACAATTTCTCCTCATGCTGTCCAGCTGATTTCTTTATATAAAGTCTGTTCAAAAATTAAGGAGCCCAGCTCCACCAGTGTCCACTTGTTctcaaatgaaatattttcagtatttcacaATTTTCCATTCTCTCATTGCCAGCTGTCTGAACACTCACTGCATTTCATGTTCTGGTCTTGGACCTCCAAAAAGGAGATATCCCAGTTCCCACCTTCTCTCAACAGAATGCTAGTGAAGCAAATACCAAGTGTTGAAAGTGCTTCCTGAACTGGAACTCCCTTAGGACAGAGCCCTGTGATGCCTACCAAGGAATTCATACCCTCATTCAATGGGATCAGGCTGCAAGCATGCACCCTTGAACCTTGAAGGGAACCTCTAAACAAAGCTGAAGAGTGAAAGTGCCAGCACCATGTGCATCCTGTGCTGTGAGCTGGAGCCCTCTCAGTGCATACAGTACAAAATTAAAGGCATTGGTCTGGAAATcttataaaagaaaaaccatCAGAGTTAACTGCCCTTAATTTTATTACGTAACCAGACAGAACAGTTGAGACTGGAATGTCAGATTTCCTCTTCAAGCACAATTCACAGTTTCATATTTGCTTTGTATCAGTAAAGAAAAATCAACTCACTAATATGCAGCTGGGATTCATCCAGTGAGGTACAGGCTCAGAATACAGAGCAAAAACTCACTGCAAATGGTGCCACAAGCCttcagggagcagcaggtgcTTTCCAGCTCCTCCTTTAGATCATTTCACCCAGTATTTGCCATCAGAACATTCAGCGGATACCGGAGGGGATACAAGTGTGCAAGAGCTAGTGAGTGATGAAAAGCCATCAGAGATTTGCACAAGCAAGCAAGAGACTGACTACACAAAGTTGTGGTAACATTCTTCCCATTCAGCACAACGAAGAATTATAGTAGTTAGCCCTGCCGATGACAAATCTGTTACATCAGTGAAGTACAATCATTTAAGAGTTACAGTCTGCAGTTCAGTAAAACGGTAAGAGGAAAACAACAGATTAGTAGTTATTATGTGAAATCCTAATATTATGCATTTTAGTAGAGGTCAATAGTGAAAGATCATGAAGAGAAAGTTCCAGATACTATGAATCTGCAGAAGTTTTACAAAATGTATAAAGTATTGTGTTTCTCTACAACAACCAAAACCCTTACAAGTGCAGGTATATATGTGACATGAAAATATTGCCTCACTCACTCAGACAGGGGCAGGAGAGATCTAGAGAAAAAGCAgcatgcaaaaaaaaccccctggaACTAGCGCAGATCCTGCTTTCAGACACTGACCTACAGTACAAAAAGAAGCCTACTTGTACAGGCTGCAAAAGGTTTCTGAAATCAATGTGCTGGCACTTACTGTACAATAATGTTAACTGATTAACATAAGCCATGAATAAATATTACGCCACTTCATAAAGCCTGCACAGGCATTCATGGTGGCAGAGAAAGCAATGCAGACATATTTCATTGTTCCCAAATAAACAAGAAGAGAGAAAGATTTCCCAAGCAGGAAACAGTAAACTACACAGCCAGACTAACTGTATTAGGGGTAATTACAGAATAAGTAATGTTATTTTCAACAGCTTTCTTATGTGTGTGCAGCACTAAAATCCTCACTGTGAGACTTCATCAGGACAGAAAACAGAACATTTGGCAGGATAGCTAGTTTAATTTCTCCCCCATGTTTACagaaacacaagaaaaagaGATATCTGACTATGGGAGGAAAAAACCTTGTCACCTAAATAGAGTTATTTCTTCAACTGGTAGAGTCAAGTCCCATTGTTCCCCTCCCagaaaataacaacaacaacaaaaccaaactgaaaaaatcctagcaaaaccaaaaaaagcctATTTGATAAGAGTGTTTCATGGGATAATATCCAGCAGCAGATTTTCCAACACAAACATGTCTATCAGATCAGTGACTACATTTCAAGCCCAGAAGTCACCACATGGAAGGGGTTTCAGAGGCAGGAGGATGTTAGCCCTACAATTAAAGCTCTAATATGAGAGGGGAGATTTGGGAATGGAataaaggagggagggaggagggagtcACTGAATCACAGGAGATAGGAAGTGCACACAAGTTTCTAAATGAAGCACAGACAAAGTGGAGGGCACAAGAGTCATCTAGAGAAGGTCACAGGTTCTGACAGCACTGGAGTTTGTTGGATTTCTGTCCGTCAGTGGTTGGCGGGACGCTGATATCCACCACGTTGTTGCCTGGAGACTCATCGTGCGCAGACCGGTCGGCGATTTGCTTCTGCGACACGATGCGGTAGATCTCTGCAAGGACAGCACACGGTGAGAACATGCCAGAACTGAGAAGGAGATTTTAACTTGAGGGCTCTGAAAGGGAATCTAGGCTAATCAGATGTGGTGTGTAACATCTGGTtggcattccagctctggaatgaATACACCAGCTCTGTCTGGAAAAGTTACTAAGACAAGAGTCCTCATTGCCTTCCACAATAGCACTTCCTATCCTGTTCTTTTTCAATGATTCCATGAAAATGGGGATTATTAAAAGGGTttttgttgcagtgtgttgcaacTTCCTGTTTTacttcccagtcccttcccaggtgtggcaatacctctctcccttccccctcgcccccttgctgagtgagttctgtcaatcaggcttaacattccagcaaggcctcgtgtggttggtcaggtTCAAAGGATGCCCTTCAGGcctggggtcattggcctgtctggGTGCCCCTCGTTCCCTGagaccctcctcctcccacctggttggtgctcacctgtcccttcccctccccctgtccctgagcttcAATTGAGCCAGGACCATGTGCTCagcattctgttggagctgttaccaagattcagatgtctgtgaccatggaataaactctGGATTAAACCCTCTGAcagaatccatctccttttcctcttcacccTAGCCCGAAGCCCTTCCACCTGAGATAAACTGAGTTTCTACAAGCCTGGGTTTGTTTCAATGCCCAGCTGCAACCTAaagccagccaaaagtgtctctgaggtgaaacaccagagttgccgcctttggcccagcagcaaagGTCAGACGAGCCTgggcacaatctacctggtaatattgggatcttATTCCAATAGGTTTTCAAATGGGAAAGGAGCAAGAATGCTCATTCTAAAACAGGGAATCATCATctttgtgattaaaaaaaagcaagcagcaTACTTTAGAAACACCAATCACCAGGGTGCTGGGAAACCTCCGCAGCAGCAACAGGTTACCCAATGCCCACCTCCACTCCCAGCAACTGCTGCCACCAAGTAACAGCAATGCTCCTCTGCAACACATCAGTGTTCCCACCAAGTAACAGCAATGCTcctccctgcaacacatcagcttTCTTACCTATGACAGTAAAAGCTGCATGGGTCCATAAAGCCCCAGTCTTCtccaaattaatttatttgacTCAAACTAACTTAATGCTTGAAAGCATACAGATCCACAAAGCTGTAACCACTGAAGACAGACCGCCAACTTAAAAGCTTTCACAAACAAACTGTTTCAATTGCATACTTAGCAGAAGTCTTGTAAGTGGAAAGGTTTTTAAGTTAAATTATTTCACTGACTATAAGCCCTTGTTCCAACTTCCCTCCATTGTGAAACAGGAAAAGGGCAAGTACTTTCCTGGAAGTCTGTGGTAAATATTATGGTCACATTCATACAGCCACAACCCCACAACAGCAACACCCAAAGCCTTTAGTAAGGATTAAAATTCACAGAGGATTTTGCAGGGTTTtttaatggggatttttggtggttttttgggtttttttttaagaatctGCACAACATATATTTATGTTgtttaaaatgaaaacctttAACTCAAGGCCAATCTTGTCACTGGCTACCAACAGATCTTTGCTAAAGGGAGGAGGAGGGTTGTTCAGAGGCTGTCAcacctttttctttcctgctcaGTACTGCATTTGAATTTCAGCTGTTTAGAGCGGTTGCCAAGCCCCCTTTGCTTTCAGGTAGCATCTCTTTGGGGTGTtcagtgtggtttttttccttccagttaTTAGTGATTCCTCAAACAAGTGGCCAGTAAGGAAACTCCTGTCCTGCTGTTCCCATTCTCTTCCCTCCACCAAGTCCCCTGTGGTGGTTCCCAACTCACTACTCCACACAGCACATTTTCCAAGGTTCCTTCTCTCTTAGAAGGATGATTCTCCCCCAGGTGTAATCACTTTAGGAATAATCTTTTCAGGACTTCTCAGTCTTATTATCCATGTGCCTATGCTACCCAACCAGACAATCTCAACACTTTTGggagcccagggtgctgtgagAGAGAGGGTTTGAGTTCAGTTTGCCTGGGCCTGACCTCAGCCTGAGGTGTTACAGCACTGTGGCTCTCCTAGAGTGGCCTGAGGCCAGCATCTCTAACCAGGGTCGGTCTCAGGACAACACTGCAAGGGAAGACAGGATGGACGGTGACTGTTGAACTACACTCAGaacactaaaataaaaaatactctCTCAAAGTGCCAGGGAAGTTGCTTCAAATCCAGCCATGTGTCCCAGGTCAGCCACAAATCTGCTACACAGTGCaagaccagcccagctccagctctgggcaGTCGGCTCTGCCTCACACTCCAGATGCTTCACTAGTGGCTCTTGAATAACACAGATCTGCTGGGCACCAAATACAGAGGATTTGTAGAGATGAGACATTCCTCATCTGTCAGGCAGATTTACCTATAAGGGCAGCTTGGGTACCCTTTATTTCCTGTCTGCCTCCTCTTGGGCACCTTGGAGTCAGAGCTGGGGTtgctcagtctggagaagaaaaggctctggGAAAATCTTAATGCAGACCACCAACAACTACAGTCCCCCaagaagctggagagggactttggacaaggtCCTGGAGGTACagaacaagggggaatggcttcccactgccacagggcagggctggatgggatcttgggcacgaattgttccctggcagggtgggcaggccctggcacagggtgcccagagcagctggggctgcccctggatccctggcagtgcccaaggccaggctgggcagggctgggagcagcctgggacagtgggaggtgtccctgcctgtggctcaCTGTCAACTTGACATCCTCCAGAACCCGcaggtccttctctgcagaAGATGCTGTTGGTGCAGTGCAGTCACCACCTTTGCTATCAGCTGAGAATAAGAGTTCAGTAGTCTGAAAATGGCACCAGCCTGCTTTGGTGCAAGAGAAGACACTGCAACATTTAACTtccagcatggctggggcttcACCGCTGAGATTTTGTGCGGGCACAGAAGTACAGTTACTAGTCCCTTTACAACAGTGCTATTGCAATAGCTTGAACTTATGGAACATCAGGAGACAGAAACCTCCAGGAGACAGAAACCCTCACCTGAGACAGAAAGGGGTGTATAGGGTGGGAGGCAGAACACAAAGGTGAGATTAGAAAACTTGCAAAGCAACCATTGCTCCCACCACTCATTTCCAAAACATTCCAGAAAACTACAGACTATGCCCATGAAGAAGATCCAccacctcagcagctcctgtgaaTCCATAACAAACCATACCTGTAAGGATGTTCTTGAAGGCTTCTTCTACATTTGTAGAGTCCAGAGCAGATGTTTCAATaaaagataaattatttttttctgtaataaacAAGAAGTGGTTCGGTTAAACAAATTAATGACACTTTATTTCACATTTAATTTGAGGGCTTTTAACTTTTATTTcaggccaaaccagccaggacccagtaatttttttcttttccttgttgcACAAGGAACACCTTAGTGCTAGAGTTCAGCAACATTTCCTTTGCCCAAAGTGCAAGAACATTTtccccactgcagcccttgCTCAGTCAAACAACACAAAATACCATTCTCTTCTGCCTACAGATCACACCCAGAGGTACCCTGAGCAAGAGCCCCAGCAAAAGCACATCAGCTGCTACAGAGACACAATTCTCCTCTGCAATCCCAAGATCAAAAGACCTATACTTTCCTAATCAGACCCCACTTCCAAATAACAATGACCCCCTGAAATAGtctattttcttctttcctcttacaatgcaatttttaaaaatcattattaaaaaaggaaagtgaTTAACACTCAAATATCATGCCTAGAATGGTTCTGTATCACCTGCCCAGGAACAGGCAAATTTCAGTAATGGAACTTAAACAGCAACAATTAGAGCATCACTAGCAATTTAAAACAGCCTCAGGAGGAAGTCCAGGGTTAAAAAGTAAGAAGCTGAATCAAGTGACCGAAGTAAGAGACTATCTGGGGCACCCACCAACTTGTTTTGCTTCTTTTACATAAATGTCACTTCTCCTCCATCTGAAAATTTGAAGTGCCTTTATTACCCTTAGGGTACTTGCTTACCAGCAAACTTCAGAAAGTGTGTATAAGCAAGCCTTGGTAATATTTCTAGAAGTATTTTAGAAGCTGTACATTTACATTCCACCTCCAAGCTTGACAGCCACACAAAAGCTGAATGTCCCCAGGCCTTTCAGGACAAAAGAATATCTGACCAGTGCTCTGCCAGGTAAGGAAGAGAGAAGGAATGCAGTGGCAGCATCTTACATAACTCACTTGACTTCTCCCAACAAATGATAATTCTCAAACCTGATGATCGCTGCATTTAGGTGAGACTAGATGACACCACTACATGCATCAGTGCTCTAGAGCAGCAACCACCCCATCTAAGGGAAGCTTCAGCATTCATTTGTAGCTGTCCACATTGATATCTACTCAGCAGAAGCAGGTCTCTAGGAAGGAAGGATGGACATTTtatattgtgattttttttttattgtgatAGTCTCTCTTCTAAACACTGCTTACTGTTTCTAGCCTTGCTAGAAGAATGTTTATTCTTCAGCTATCAGGCAGCTCAAGGACAGCGTTTCAAAAACATGTACTACCACTAGatttaaaaaacaacagaaaactgCAAACTAAAAATGGCAAAGAGAATtctccaaaaaaaccaaaccaaccacaCATGCCAGTTAATAAGTCAAGATACTTCaatataaaaaaccaaaaacgaACAAAACATCTTAAATGCCTTTTTTAGGGTCCAAACTAAAGCTGGAGGtgggagctgagccctggacAAACGGCGAgatcccagcagccccagccataCCTGCGAAGGCCCGGGCCTCGTCAGTGGGCACGGCCCGCAGGTGGCGCAGGTCGCTCTTGTTGCCCACCAGCATGATGACGATGTTGTTGTCGGCGTGGTCCCGCAGCTCCTTCAGCCAGCGCTCCACGTTCTCGTAGGTGAGGTGTTTGGCGATGTCATAGACGAGCAGAGCCCCAACAGCACCGCGGTAGTACCTGAAAGCAGGAGGCACAGGGGCACAGCCCTtcagcagggctctgtcccagccacaccagCACCCAGCCCACCCCGCCCTCCGTAACGCGCTCCCCGTCAGAAAAAGCTGTGCTGATGCAGACACTCTTGTTGGAGTGGTTTTGAAGCCTAAGACCGAGTTCCAAATACAGGGCTTTTCTCTAATAGCATTTCTAAAAAAATCCAGTGTGTGTACCAAAATGCTGGAGAGCCTCCAGAAACCAGGACTGAAAATGTCCTGTCTGCTCCAGCTGTGCATAGGAAAACTCACCATTGCAGAATCGCTGCagctgagaggtttttgtgaaGTTACAACCTAACTTTCTCCAGGAAAACAGCCCTTAATAAAATGTCAGTATTTGTTCCTGATCCTTCAACTACCTCCTGTCCCTCCTACAAATTACAGAGGGGACTCTGGACTATATTGTCACTATCCACCAAGCTCTAATCCAGGAACAGGGTTTGCCTCCTCAACGCAGGTTTGGGCCCATTTCAACACAAGCCaagggctcagctcagcagaAGCCAATCTGTATCAGCAATCCTGTAACATCCGTATCTCTCTTCCACACAATCCTACCATTtctcctcagctctgccagcacctGTCTGACATGTTGTTGAACTGAGTCAGGGCACCAAGTCAGCAGAAATCATTCTCTTTTCCCTGATGTTTGGCATTCTGCTGGCTGAGCAGGCTGAACTGGCTGAGTGATGTGTCAAGCAGCAGTTAGTGCCAGCACAAAGAAGAGGCAGGATCACAGGACTGCAGCTGCACTAACTCCCAGCAGTAAAACCTGTTGTTGATGACCCAGACTAGACTAGAAGTTTTTACAGCAAACCAAGGGTcacaaaaaaatttctttaagTCACACTAACAATTCCAGAAAATATGCAATTTGAAATTGTCACTTACATCTGCTTCTGCA
Encoded proteins:
- the RAB11B gene encoding ras-related protein Rab-11B, with amino-acid sequence MGTRDDEYDYLFKVVLIGDSGVGKSNLLSRFTRNEFNLESKSTIGVEFATRSIQVDGKTIKAQIWDTAGQERYRAITSAYYRGAVGALLVYDIAKHLTYENVERWLKELRDHADNNIVIMLVGNKSDLRHLRAVPTDEARAFAEKNNLSFIETSALDSTNVEEAFKNILTEIYRIVSQKQIADRSAHDESPGNNVVDISVPPTTDGQKSNKLQCCQNL